The Pyrus communis chromosome 12, drPyrComm1.1, whole genome shotgun sequence genomic sequence GCCCAGCCTGTTCCATTGTCAGAATATCTCTACAATAGACTTATGTGCCTACATATTAATGAGCTATGACTTATGCTTGTTTTACAACGAGGGTGTTGCACGTTTTCAAAACTTTTATAGTCCTACTCATCCTTCTTTTTTGCCCCCCCAAGATTTTAGTGTCAGAGCTTGTGTGACGACGAGGATTGTTGGCTAGAGTTGACATGTAGGAGGATTTCTCCTTTCGCTATAAATGTTCTTACTCTATCTTTTACTAAATTTAGTTATGCTCTGACATTACTTGTGTGAAAAGGGTTCAACGCCCCTCACATGGACACTCTAGAATTAGTTACTCTATTTTTAAATTAGTCCACACTTTCCACATCACtatcactttatggctttgtcaccttctaGGAATCAGCCTGTATAGCTTGATTCGGTTGTCCAGGTGGACATTTCGGATAGGGGTGTATCATAATGAGTGCTCATCCAAGTATGCAACAAGtctattacaatttattaaaaaataaaaatgcaaaatgaaagtgtTCAACAAGTctattacaatttattgaaaaaataaaatgcaacctaaaagttatttattttctatgtaAGTGAGAGTCATGACTTCGACAGGTCTAGGCGGACGCCTAGGTAGGTCTAgacgccctttcttaattttcaaatacttaGGAATTAATCTGGGCGGCGGACAACCGCGTAGCTCCTAGACGGTGCTAGGTGGGGATTTCCAGAACTATAGATAACGTGTTGACCCAAAACCTATTATTTTCATATCGTTTCCTATCCAATTAACGGGTCGTGCAAAATATTTTTAGGCCTTTGTGTAGAGTTCAATCTGCAATCTTCTTTTTGACGTGTGCACTTTCACTTAACAACAATTTTGTGGAACTTGTCAACTGCCACCTACAAAGAATTGGGACTTTTTGTTATCCTTGACACTGACAAAAAAACCACGACATTTGGTGGAAGAATTAGATTGAACGAGTTCGAATATTATCAAACATATTCTTAAACCAAATTCTTTAATTCTGTGTTCTTGGAACAAAGACTCGAGAAAGTAGTTTTTGGACTAAGTTAGGCCCTTCGTTAAACTAAATGAAAGCTAAGAACagaaatttaaatttcttgAGTACTAGACAATTTCAGGTACCTTATTTAGATCTTGATTTCTTTTGGTTTGTGGTTTCGTTTTGAAAACTAAGCACATAGTttgtaaaatacaaaaatttatccattgctttcttttttctttttctgttgttTTGAAACTTGTCTATTCTGTAGATAGATTGCATACCAAGTATCGAAGGCCAAAATGGAGTCAGCTGCATCATTATTGATTGGGAAAATTGCGGCCATTCTTGAGAACGAAGCATCTTCCGTAGCGGCAGTTCGAGATGAAGTTGATGAGCTTAAGCTGGAGCTCATAAGCATGAAATCTTTCTTAATAGATGCTGAAGGCAAGGAACTACGAACAGAAGGAGAGAAAACGTGGGTTACAAGCGTCAGAGATTTGACCTGCGATGCAGAAAATGTCATTGATGAGTTCCTGTATCACATATATGACCAGCAAAGTGCGGCTCCATTTGCAAAATGGCTCTACAAAACCATTTACTTTCCAAAGAATCTTTGGTTTAGGCATGGCATAGccaaaaaattacagaaaatcACAAAAAAGATCAAAGCCATTccagagagaaatgagagatatGGTGTCTCTACAATAGAAGGAACAAGTTCGGATAGTGTTCCCAGATGGGTGAAGAACAAAGCCGAGTCTTCTCTTTATATTATGGAAGACGAACTAATCGGGATTGAAGACAAGAAGCAAATGTTAATGGGATTGTTGATGAATGGCGAGGAAAATGAAATGGTTGTGTCTGTGGTCGGGATGGGAGGATCAGGCAAGACAACTCTTGTTGCCAATACCTTCATCAACGAAAATGTAAAGCGGCATTTTGACTGTTATGCATGGATCACTGTTTCTCAAACTTATGTGATCGAAGACTTATTCAAAAATCTGATCAAGCAATTCCAccaaggaagaaaggaagagGTGAATGAACGTTTGGATTCCATGAGTTACAAAGAATTGTTAGAGATGTTGTCGACATACTTGAAGTCTAAAAGGTACCTCGTTGTATTGGATGATGTGTGGGATATTAAACTTTGGCAAGAAATAAGGATACCACTTCTTAATAGACATCATGGAAGTCGAATCATGCTTACAACTCGAAAGAAAGACATAGCATTCTATTCTTTTGAAGTTGAAAGTCGTTCCTTTGAAATTGAACCTTTGGAAAACAATGAAGCTTGGGAGCTCTTTAGTAAGAAAGCATTCTCAACTTACGAAAATAAATCTTGTCCACCAGAGCTTGAATCATTAGCATGGAAACTTGTGGCAAAGTGTAAAGGCCTACCTCTGGCAGTGGTAACTTTAGGTGGTCTAATGTCTTCCAAGAGGTCATCATTGGAATGGAGAAGCGTATATAACAGCTTGAATGAGCACTTGACTAACCATCCTATGCTAGAACCAATGAGCAGCATCTTGTTGCTTAGTTTCAACAATTTGCCCAACCGGTTGAAGCCATGTTTCCTATATTGTGCCCTTTTCCCAGAAGATTATCtcatcaaaagaaaaaggttgaTCAGGTTGTGGATAGCTGAAGGGTTTGTTGAACCAAGTGATGAGGTCACACCAGAAGAAGTTGCAGAGGGCTATCTTGCGGAACTTATTGCTCGTAGCATGCTACAAGTTGAAATTAGGAATGAAGctggaagaccaaaagaatgtAAGATGCATGATCTTTTGCGTGTGCTTGCTTTGTCGACATCAAAAAAGGAAAAGTTTGGTGCTGCATATGTTGGTAGAGGAATAGTAGATAAAGCTGAAATCCGCCGAATGTCAATTCAAACAACTGAAAGAGAAATTGATTCTTGCACAGGTATGTCAGAGCTTCGCTCCTTTCTTGTCTTTGGCGCGTTAAAGAGATTACCTTCTGGATTCAAGTTGTTGAGAGTTCTAGATTTGGAGAATGCTCCAATTGATAGATTTCCAGATGAACTAGTGTTCTTGTTCAACTTAAGGTATTTAAATTTAAAGGGAACTTTAATTGAGGAGCTTCCAGAATCCATCGGACGGCTTCGCAACCTTCAAACCTTGAACATCCGTGACAGTAAGATAAAGGCACTTCCGAAAGCAATCTACAAGTTACTAAACCTACGTCATCTGATCATGTATCGTTACACTGGTGATTGGGAGGGCTTTAGATATGTCAATGGGACAAAAGCAGCATCTGATCTaagtaaattacaaaaactgCAAGTTTTGTCATGTGTTGAATCAGATGGAAACATTATTAAAGTCATCAAGAACATGACCCAACTTAGAAGGATCGGTATTACAAATGTGAAAGCAAGTGATGAGATGGACCTATGTGGCTCCCTTCAAAAGTTTAAGCTCCTCCACTATTTGTTTTTGATGGCAAGTGATGAAGAGGAGTTTCTTCGAGTTAATGCACTACATTCGCCTCCTCCAGACCTTCAAACGGTTATTTTGGTTGGAAAACTAGAACAGGTACCTCTTTGGTTTGGTTCACTCCATAACTTGACATGTATATATCTACATTGGTCTAGACTTGAAGAAGATTTGCTACCTCATATTCAAGCATTGCCGAATCTTGGAAGGCTTATGCTATATAATGCTTATGTTGGCGAACGTTTGTGTTTCTCCGGAGGCTTCATAAAGCTTAAGTCTTTGACGTTGAGCAACTTCCCCTTATTGAATAGTATAGCTATAGAGAAAGGGGCGATGCCAAATCTCGAGGTCTTATTCATAAAGAACTGCATGGAGTTAAAGACATTGCCGCAGGGCATTGAGTTCCTTGCTAAAGTAGAACGCTTGATGCTGGCGCATGTTCCAGTGCAACTTATAGAGTCCGTAAAAGGAGGCATGGATCAACTAAAGGTACAGCACATTCCTGATATCCACCTGTATTACAACATACAAAATAGGTGGTGTTATGAAAGATTGTTTGGTATTCACTCTCATAAAAGGTACGCAATCATTATCCTTGCATAAAATTTGAGTAATGCTAGACTTACCACATTTTTCGTACCACCTGTCTAATATAGGTAGAGCCCCTTAACATATGTAATCTCATTTCTATTAGAGAGGTGGTACAAATAGAGTAAGAAAAATGTGGTAAAAGtaacatttttgtaaaaaaaaaatttcacaatatAATCATTTTAACTAgggtttatattataaataatccctgaaattgactcatCTCAACAAGATGTTctctgaaaattgaaaatcgatcaatgtagtccctgaaaatggatgtcgcaaatcaatgtgatcattccattaaaaatttgtcaaaaaTTCTATTATGTGTTGATATGACACATAACTAGGTCTCACAAGTCTAATTGAGTATAGTTATaagaattaaaatatttaattaataaaaaacaaattttcattttgtataattaaaaactgaaaaaaaagcaacaaaaaaagaaaaaaaaagaaaggaaacaatgaagaagatgaacagttcatcatcttctgttcttcttctttttcccctCCCACCCCCGCAACCACTACACCCTCACCACCCCGTCGCACATGTAACCTGATGGGCCATCTGTGTGTTTCAGTCATGAATTACAGAGTTCATCAACAACAATTAGAGGCGCGCGTTTTGAAAACGACCATAAAAAAATGCAATCATTGATTCAAATCAATAAATCTGATCCTAAATATTGCAAACATGTAAATTACAAGATTCCCATGTTAGACATAATCTTTGAACATTTGTTTGTAAATTGGGTAATGAGTCCATGGGAAGTTAGATTGTTTAAGGAAAGTTGGGGTGAGTCTCAAATCCGCCATAGATGCTGGTCTTCTCCTTCGGTTTCTTTGGAGTTTGGGCTCGTGGGTTCctaatttttttccaaaagttGTTTGCTTTTGTCTGGGATTCATGGGTTACAAAGCataaatgtgtgtgtgtctgggaagcgaagaagaagatgaactgttcgtcttcttcccttttttccatttttatttttcaagtttttaattattgaaaaacaaaaattgttttttaattatacaaatatttttaatttaataataatatttaattaaacttgTGGAACCCagttatgtgccacatcagaaCATAACagatttttaacggaatgaccaaaatgatttgtaACGTCAATTTTCAATGGCTACGtcgatcgattttcaatttcaataatCATTTTGATGGGTAAGTCAATTTCATAGACCATtggtgataaaaacccttttaACTATTACATTAGAAAGGTTGATGATTTTcatactccttttttttttccttatactCCCCTCCTCTTGTTTTTGTTCGTTAATGTTTTGATTTGTTCAATTCTAAGGCTACGAAAAAGAGAAATTAGTGCATCAGAGTGTAAAAATCATTTTCCCTTGCAATTTGCATGTCCAATCTTATACAGAAGTCTGGCAAAGAGATAAAATATGCATGCATTGAGATTTTATTCGGTaattgtgtttattttgttttgtaatatctTTTTTGTAGAATCAAGCCTCAGAAGCATTTGTGAGACTGTAGTGAGTTCTTCTTTGTGCCAGTTGATTTTGCAGTGAATCTCGACTTTCGTTATAGTAACAGAGCTGACTATATACGTGTTGAGTCATTCGCCCTGCAAGGAAGAATCCGTCCATTGTttgtgtgttgtgtgaagtTGCAAACATTGATCGATCTTGGTTTCTTATTTGCCCTTTGTGAAATTGAATAATGCCCAAGATTCTGTTTGTGTAACTGAAACTTATATTATTGATTGCTTGCGTGTGTTTTTATGTAATAATATTGGTTTGGAACTAAATCTGTCACTGATGAGAATAATGGCCAAGATTCTGTTTGTGTAACAAGAACttatattattgtttgtttgcaTGTATTTTGATGTAATAATATTGGTTTGAAACTGAATCTGTCATTGATGAGATTATGgcccatttttcattttcaatatttattgtttttcatcGAGTTTTCGAATATATTGTTTTAGAGAGGCAAATTTTGTGACGAATGTTTTAACTCACTATGGTTTCACCTAAAAAATTATTAGATGGTATGGTATTACTACATCGGCTGCTGGTGATACTTCTATTCAAATTTTAACATGTATGCAGTTTCTTACAGCTGGATTAAAAgccttttttaatttaaaattaaatttttattttttcagtttaaacaaaattaaaaggaCTAAAAATAAGAGGCGTTTAGACACAGATACCTAGCTTTTAAAATTGGATAATGCTAGTTGATTAACGTGGTTATTTTGTATTcgtgacatatcatttaatttataaatttggtttaaaattttgacatttcTAGCATTAtcgtttaaaattttgaagtaaattgtagtaataatcccttaactttaactcaattggagaaatggtcccttaactaaaattccattaccattggtccctcaactcattaaaacgtgcagctatggtccctcaactaaaaatctattaccacaGTGTAGACAAGGTTTGGCCTGTTCTATGTTTAGATcttaaagaattttttttcgGGTTTGCAGATTTCCATGACTGAGTAGTATGCATAGTTGTCGCCTTATAACTGGTACTGAATTTGTGTTCTCAGTacaatgtgcatgtgttttcaGTACAATGTGCACACTGTGTTATCGGGACACTTCTGCCAATGTTGAAGAGGCAGTTGCCTACTCTGAGCATGGTGCTACTAAATGTACTGGAATGACACTGAAACGTgagtttttagtttattttcgaaGCCGTTGATTTCTCATTCTTGTGTTTAACTTGGTTGGCAGTAATTTTTAGCTTACCATCTAGTTTCCAGTTCATCTGGTCGGTCCAGAAAGTTAACGAAGGTAGTTGTAACTTTTTATTCTGCAGGAGGCCAGATTATTGCCTTGGACCTCACTTGAGACAAATGTTTTCTTATGGTTGTACAAGACTAGAAATTGGAGTTCAGAATACATATGAGGATGTGGCTCGGGACACCAATAGAGGTCATACCGTAGCTGCTGTGGCTGATTGTTTTTGCTTGGCAAAGGATGCTGGTTTTAAGGTCAGCCTAGTACCTTATAACTTACGTTCAAATTATTGTGCTCTCCCATAATTCAGCGAAAATATTTTACTATAATCTAGTTGGTTTTGCTGTTACCATTCACTTTGTCTAAGTTCAAGAAGAAGCATGTGTTTGTAATTGTATGACCGTAATCTTTATGAACTGCAATATTAAAAGCCCTGAGGACTGTTTACAATATGCATTTTTGCTGTGTATTCTTGTCGTTCATGTTGATTTACTTTTGTTTCTGTTGGAACCCCcatttgtcccacatcggacagaggaagaagagaagagtactttaaatagaattactccactctaactaatactgaggcattttgtgataaaacttcaCACCTGAGGATTGGGCAGATAGTAAAGTGAGGACAGTatcagtgttgttggagtgggccctcgacccgtcgacctgaaaaattccacatggtatcagaggCACGGGACGGGCCCGCactgccacgtgattgggtgggtccctTTTGGCCCCGCTCGATGTCCACGTAGGCCAAAGATGCCATGTGATTGGGTGGGTCTCCGTTTGGCCCGGCCCGATGGGTGAGCCCCCACTGGCTCTACGTGGTTACCGATGTGGATTTCCATGTGTGATCCATAAAATAGGGTCGCACATGCGGAGGAGTATTGGAACCCCCATTTGTCTCACATCGgacagaggaagaagagaagagtacTTTAAATATAATTACCCCACTTTAAATAACACCGAGTCCTtatgtgataaaaccccacacctgaggattggtTACCCCACTTTAAATAACACCGAGTCCTTCTATGATAAAACCCCTCCTTctgtgataaaatcccacacctgaggattggtTACCCCACTTTAAATAACACCGAGTCCTtctgtgataaaaccccacacctgaggattgggCAGGTAGtaaagtggggacagtatcaaTGTTGTTGGAGTGGACCCTCGAcccgtcgacctgaaaaatTCCACAGTTTCATGCTAATAATTTAATGCATTTGCTCTAGGTGGTTGCATACATGATGCCTGATCTTCCAAATGTTGGGGTGGAGAGAGACATGGAGAGTTATCGGGAGTTCTTTGAGATCCCCTCGTTCAGAGCAGATGGGCTTAAAATTTACCCTACACGCGTGATCCGTGGGACTGGACTCTATGAGCTTTGGAAAACGGGCAGGTATATAAATTACCCACCTGAGCAACGTGTGGTCAGGTATGTGGGTAGTCATTCTTGTTTGAACGTGTTTTATGCAACTGAGGCTACAAACATGACCCCTCAAATCCCTAGAAAAAATCTTTACTGAACATTCTTGCTGGTTCTAGGGCATACATAACAAAATTAGGCCAGACCAAGTGGAGCTTGTTCGTCGTGATTATATGGCAAATGAAGGATGGGAAACATTTCTTTCATATGAAGATACTCGCCAGGTATTCGTTCTTTATATGTGAGAGAGTGCTTCGTCACACGAAATGATCATTCTATTCTTGTCATGTGCAGAAGTGTTGAGCTGATGGAATATAAACACTTAAAAAGATTATGATTGTAATATTGAGTAGAATATCTAATTTAATTTCGCTTCAGCATGTATAGATGAACTGAGGATCTCACACTTTTCCAGAACTTCTTGTTTCTCTGATTTGCGTAGTAATTTGTGTAAGAGTAACTATACAAATTCTATAACGAACTAACCAAGAACACAAGAATTAATCAACTAACTCACAACCATCGttcaaatatattttgtatatgTAGATATTGAAGTATTATTGATAATAGGTACATGCAGACATGTTCATGGATGAAGAAGCCATGAATGAATATATACACAACATTCTCCTCTCTGCAAAACTCAATGCTCTCCAAGTTATAGTTAATTGGAACGAAAAGAGCGTTATTTGTGAGAGCAGCGGTTTGTGGTTTTATACTACTAGATTGCCCTATAACAATCCTACAAGGAATACAAGACCAAATCCTTGTACAAGCATGAGTTCTATACCCGAGCTTATCAACACAGAGTTTCAATCCAACCAAAGTCAAATTAACCCTTATAAACATATTAAGACTTCTTTATAGCAATCCGAGACAACAAGGATTATTATCAAACTGTATGAATCATACTCATACtctaacattctcccacttgagcaTGATTCACAATAGCAAATAATCATCTTAGATTTAATATAAAGGTGATCACATAAGTCTTACACATATGTTTCCAACACAATACTACTCACACATATCAGACAATGAATTCATAAACTCCTCTGCAATACAATGTACAGATTCGTCTTATAAATCACAAGGTCCAATCCATGCTTGCAGTAACATTTCACTGCTCATAGGTAAACCAAAAGTTTATTCCCACTCATAAAAGCCAAAACATAACCAAAATATTATAATTCACCAACATCTTTATCAAAATTCGAAATATTGACTCAAGGGCTTTTATTGAATTATCAAACTGTTTTCCTTGAACAACTAATCACAGATTCATCTGGAAGGGTTGAACTATACGAAAACATCAACTACCTAGATAACATAAACAAAATCTAGCTACAAAGCATAAAACTAGCTATAAAACACAAAGTTCTAAACCAGAACACTTAGCTTTCCAGAAAACATTGTGCAGCATATTCCCACTTGTAAAGCATTCCACAACAGGCTTCCTTAAGCTCGTGATAATAGATATAACCACTCCCACTTATCAAGAGCATCCACCACTCCCATTCGAGTAATATGAGCTTTGAAGACGCCATTTGGCAATGCTTTGGTTAAAGGATTAGCAATCATGAAATCAGTGGCTAAGTGTTCCACAATGATGGCACCTTCTTTCACTTTTTCCCTAACCTTAAGGAACTTCACATCCATCAATCGAGAAGCTGAAGTCCTTTTATTGTTCTTGGAGAAAAACACTGCTAAATTGTTGTCACAGAACAACTTCAATGGCTTCTGAATTGAATCAAcaattttcaattcaccaataAAATTCTTAAGCCACACAACCTATTTCATACCTTCAAAACATGCTATAAACTCTACTTCCATGGTAGAAGTAGACACCATAGTCTGTTTTGCACTCTTCCAAGAAATAGCACCTCCAGTGAGCATGAAAATATaaccacttgttgattttcgttCATCTAAATCTTCAGCCAAGTTTGAATCAGTGAAACCATCTTCTAATGTGTTATCTCTACCATACActaacaaaaaaccttttgttCTTTGCAAATATCGAAGTACTTTCTTTGCAGCCACCCAATGCATCTCACCTGAATTTGATTGATATCTTCCCAACAAACAAACTACGAATGCAAGATCAGGTCGAGTACAAATACCTACATACATTAGGCTTCCTACAAGGGATGCATAGGGCTTCAGCTTCATCTTCTCCTTTTCTAGATCACTTTTTGGACATTGTTCTCGTGAAAATTTATCACCTTTATTCACAAGAACGTCAGCACCATTACAATTCTCCATGTTAAATCTGGTCAAGATCCTTTCAATATATCCCTTTTGTGAAAGTCCCAGAAGCTTTTTCTTTCTGTCTCGGATAATTTCTATCCCTAACACATAGTAAGCTTCCCCcaaatctttcatttcaaagttAGAACTGAGCATGGTTTTGGTTTCTTGCAGCAATTGCTTATTTGAACTAGCTATCAAGATGTCATCTATATATAAAACTAGAAAAATAAATCTAGCTCCATTGATatcacatcccagcccaggccctcaccacatcctgggctcgacttgGTTTCTTGTAGCAATTGTTTATTTGAACTAGCTATCAAgatgtcatctacatataaaaCTAGAAAAATAAATCTAGCTCCAttgatgtcacatcccagcccagaccctcaccacatcctgggctcgactccaccgtagcacgatattgtccgctttgggctccgaccacgccctcacgattttgtttctgggaactcacacgagaacttcctagtgggtcacccgtcctgggattgctctcgcgcgaactcgcttaacttcggagttccgatggaacccgaagccagtgagttcccaaaaggcctcgtgcctAAGGGAGTTTGACATAGATTCCaactcttctttcatagctttcTTCCACAAGACTGATTGAGGACTAGCCATTGCTTGAGGATATGTCAATGGGTCATCTATATCACCAAAATCATATTCAGATTCCTGCAAATACATATAGTCACTTGATATTGCTAGTTTTCGAATTCTTGATGACTGTCTTAATGGCTGCTGCATAGGTTGATCATTTTGAAGTAGAATTGCTTCAGTTGTATTTTCAATATGATCATCAATAACTGGTTGTGGAACATTATCAGTCATTGTATCTTCATCCTCAACTATTGAAGATCTCTGAAGAACTGGTACTTGAATGTAGTTATTTGAAGAATCAGCAATTTTAGTCTCATGTAACTCTTCAAAAATGAATTCTTCAGTTGTTAACAAATTGGCAACATCTTGATCTTCTATAAATACTGCATTGTGAGTCTCTTGGATCCTTGAGTGTGCTTGTGGACAGTAGAACTTAAAACCCTTGGATTTCTCTGAGTATCCGATGAAATAACAGGTTGTTGTTCTAGAATCTAACTTTTTCTCACTAGGATTATAGAATCTGGCATCAGATTTGCACCCCTACACATGAAAGTGTCCAAAACTTGGCTTTTTTCCAGTCCAGACTTCAAAAGGTGTACTCTTAACATCTTTGGTAGGAATTCTGTTCAAAATGTAATTTGTAGTCTTGAGTGCTTCACCCTAGAGAAAACTAGGCAACTTGGATCTTGATATCATGCTTCGAACCATTCCAATGAGAGTTCTGTTCATTCTTTCAGCAACACCGTTTTGCTGTGGTGTTCCTGGTGTGGTATACTATGCTAGAATGCCTTGTTGTTGGAGATAAAGTACAAAAAGACCCTTCTGTTGTCCAGCCTCAGTGTACCTGCCAAAATACTCTCTTCCTCTATCGGATTTAATAATCTTACTCTCCCTATTTAGTTGTTTCTCAACTTCAGTCTTAAAGATTATGTGACACGCCCCGATCCTGATGTCCTCGGGACATCGGGATGGCGACGTGTTGGCTGACACCCAAgggtgacgcaagccatttaATTAATGCAAATGCTGAGAACATGggaaaacatgcatataaatttcgttcaaaaactaatataataaataatattcaaCTGCCAACAATGAATTCATAaagataatgcatgacatgatCAGAGCATATTCTAATTTAGATTACAAATGGaaagtgaaattacaatgaTGTCAAGCAAAAAAGATGGCACGATGTCACTGGTAAGGGAATGCCTTGTAGGTCGTGTCGTAGTCCTCGTTCCTATATCCTGAggaggcgcaaaacaaacatgaatggaccatagatatatatatatatatatatatatatatatatatatataaaaaaataaaatagttatcaacatactaacccccaaagttttatgaaaacatatataacataatatgtaataggttttctgaaaaccctagcatgccataaaacctttcataaaacatatctcttatatagtgtgctaactagtggCATCATAATTGCCCAAAGGCAGAACATAAAACTCTTCCTTCATAACACTTCCTTCACAAATATCAATCGGCTGCAGGCTCCTACAGCACTCACACAAAGGCATATATAGTATCAATCGCCTGAAGGCTCTTACAGCACCcacccgaaggcatatataagTATCAATCGCCCAAAGGCTCCTACAACACCCACCCAAAGGCATATATAAAGTGGCCACTAGATAcgcacaaaaccattgaacatagtctttccaaacataggtacatgtatctcaaaaacatcttcatagtataaagtcatccatcatctatactataaagaagtgtgtaaaaacatgttctaaatagtatatcgtcatccatcagataccCTACAAGAACATAGGTTTGATAGAAAATATGGTATTCTAAAATAAGTTCAGTATAGCATGATAATCAATTTCTGataaatgtttcataaaacataaatattaaatcatgcttttcatgtatgcatttctactattaaaacatgcattttaaaaGGGATCCACTCATAGATACTCTGTCGTAGATGAGCCGTATGAAATAGGAATAACGGAATTATTGCTAGAaattgcacctaagcatatAAAGAGTACAATTAACAAAACTATACTCAAACGATTTAATTTGGAAAAACGAACTTCAAAAACAGGtccaggacgtcgaaattagcctagaagGGGTTtcgaacaaaac encodes the following:
- the LOC137710386 gene encoding disease resistance protein RPM1-like; its protein translation is MESAASLLIGKIAAILENEASSVAAVRDEVDELKLELISMKSFLIDAEGKELRTEGEKTWVTSVRDLTCDAENVIDEFLYHIYDQQSAAPFAKWLYKTIYFPKNLWFRHGIAKKLQKITKKIKAIPERNERYGVSTIEGTSSDSVPRWVKNKAESSLYIMEDELIGIEDKKQMLMGLLMNGEENEMVVSVVGMGGSGKTTLVANTFINENVKRHFDCYAWITVSQTYVIEDLFKNLIKQFHQGRKEEVNERLDSMSYKELLEMLSTYLKSKRYLVVLDDVWDIKLWQEIRIPLLNRHHGSRIMLTTRKKDIAFYSFEVESRSFEIEPLENNEAWELFSKKAFSTYENKSCPPELESLAWKLVAKCKGLPLAVVTLGGLMSSKRSSLEWRSVYNSLNEHLTNHPMLEPMSSILLLSFNNLPNRLKPCFLYCALFPEDYLIKRKRLIRLWIAEGFVEPSDEVTPEEVAEGYLAELIARSMLQVEIRNEAGRPKECKMHDLLRVLALSTSKKEKFGAAYVGRGIVDKAEIRRMSIQTTEREIDSCTGMSELRSFLVFGALKRLPSGFKLLRVLDLENAPIDRFPDELVFLFNLRYLNLKGTLIEELPESIGRLRNLQTLNIRDSKIKALPKAIYKLLNLRHLIMYRYTGDWEGFRYVNGTKAASDLSKLQKLQVLSCVESDGNIIKVIKNMTQLRRIGITNVKASDEMDLCGSLQKFKLLHYLFLMASDEEEFLRVNALHSPPPDLQTVILVGKLEQVPLWFGSLHNLTCIYLHWSRLEEDLLPHIQALPNLGRLMLYNAYVGERLCFSGGFIKLKSLTLSNFPLLNSIAIEKGAMPNLEVLFIKNCMELKTLPQGIEFLAKVERLMLAHVPVQLIESVKGGMDQLKVQHIPDIHLYYNIQNRWCYERLFGIHSHKRIKPQKHL